The Lytechinus pictus isolate F3 Inbred chromosome 15, Lp3.0, whole genome shotgun sequence genome contains a region encoding:
- the LOC129278201 gene encoding trichohyalin-like isoform X4 gives MPNKKPAILIRPRLQAKSKTKPKKKEKRLGGPARGNDMDMPGPRGPGPGMPGPFHPSEMQPGMMHRDGPRFPMHDMGGPGPGPGPRMQGPGMPMGNNMMGNQPPWARPNHGPMNQPMPNQPMGMQQQQQQRREYDAPPMQYGQAHQQQRMPHPQQMPFQQQNQGVRPPFQQQGPMPFPGPQQQGPMPQQQFPPSSSQSVNLTPGWKVGLYASEKNQMRSPDAPPPGDDDDDDGKKRKAASKARRRERRKQEREKREAENNAESALWDVVTSIVSFPDDGEEEDRESRGQTARNQDPRVRGSRERDLMERELRERELRDRELRERALRERELVERQIWERNVREREMREQELRERDLREQEQESREKKLREIDQRTQDPRERNLRERASRALSEGPSRREEHRPGDGRDDRLRSSGSDRRRDDDDRRNADDRRRDDGRRDDRDRKQDATRGREEDRRRDEDRRRDEDRKRDEDRRKKEDRRRDEDRRRNEDRKRGEDRRKDEDRRRDENRRRDDSRSRGQKETSPSSRDRQPGSRSQDRHTDDRDSRDRYKDGQKSRSSSRGNVKDSDTSKNPDRGSSQQGPSKDRDASKARKPFIASQQWTGNQFQETWNQAVIQSQEEWAEKAKKEEPTSLAHIAKTQEHVKKAFNKDDLMQQPMDIDSDGDEPVSQMIMEEMAKETAHAAVNKIRGILRTAGKQNQKEGNLKGDKNLNFQWTDKSKTKGDFRCIICSLNFTTQALFIKHCLTPEHLEKLKVRREKEEALLEYYNRPKSASKDKASADLKQKEDASISSSRGAKGSTNLDSQGKASTSFRKSGTVGELLERQQRGSNRQPSSREMEIDDSVKESSGGPATLSNEELSMIEAMASQESEQADLMTGHESSSVPWTDNIQSAKEVIKVDDSSGSLANEGDTESLLKEDILRQHERIPGVTENEMIGQNYIIPVTGFFCKVCSKFFNTKKLAFEVHCRSNKHHTKTLIRNRHENLIMQQLEAKAKKITDNKTPEESSPEVSGSPQTVTPSSSVQVTVGRTQIVVPERPKDQHLTEVLMKEELIKKITTFQEEAQKNGMTPALQRDIEKLRNQLRSHQVREEKDRQDREIKLQQRLLEEQQKSEEKAREMRILEMKMREEQRKIEKLKAQEMQLEQLAEREREREALMQQKLLQERLLQEQLQVELQHEQQLRAELLLQDQLRAEEMLFRERFAAQQKLHEELILAAKQQQAQKVIEVHVQQERMLREKIARGAQLGNMRGQGQMSQGQMVQKQIAQEQMVQLQRAQEQMIQEQRVQEQRVQMQRAQIAQEQRMQEQRAQEQRAQMHRAQEQMAQEQREQEQRAQMQREQEQRAQMQREQEQRAQMQKEQEQRAQMQREQEQRAQMQRAQERMAQEQREQEQKAQMQREQEQRAQMQREQEQRAQMQREQEQRAQMQREQEQRARMQRAQEQMAQEQREQEQRAQMQRQEQQRAQEHRAIEALHAHERRVKEVAEKKEKERKLALLRKIEEQERIRAEHERKDKEERERRFAMEKKREQAEQRVVQELREIEIREQRDREAREQREREAREQRERDTREQRERQAQELRQRQAREREQRERQARELREREARERQARELRDREARERQARELREKEARERQARELREREARDRQARELREKEAREQREREDRERREREKKAEQEKRDREMRETRKAYNLPQESHPSRNTRSSSRRGQSQDSGRQSQNRESRSKDPTSSSRERSRSKEPKATPAKPSSKQTPVATRSSSRLSSQQKSSNKSEEPGKTDIGEDLEGDMGDDFEGVMGEEDFFDLGTLGEGFDVVDEYIG, from the exons ggcATGATGCACCGTGATGGTCCTAGGTTTCCCATGCATGATATGGGCGGTCCCGGTCCTGGTCCCGGTCCAAGAATGCAAGGCCCAGGCATGCCCATGGGTAATAACATGATGGGCAACCAACCCCCCTGGGCGCGACCTAACCACGGTCCTATGAATCAACCAATGCCTAACCAGCCTATGGGCatgcagcaacagcagcagcagcgtCGGGAGTATGATGCACCTCCTATGCAGTACGGCCAGGCACACCAGCAACAGAGAATGCCACATCCGCAGCAGATGCCATTTCAACAGCAGAACCAGGGAGTTCGTCCGCCATTTCAGCAACAGGGTCCAATGCCTTTCCCAGGTCCTCAACAGCAGGGACCAATGCCACAGCAGCAGTTCCCTCCAAGCTCTTCACAAAGTG TCAACTTGACGCCGGGCTGGAAAGTAGGACTCTATGCCAGTGAAAAGAACCAGATG CGTAGTCCAGATGCTCCACCCcctggagatgatgatgatgatgatggaaagaaaagaaaagcagCCAGCAAGGCCAGAAGAAGGGAGAGACGGAAACAGGAGAGAGAAAAGCGGGAGGCTGAAAATAATGCAGAATCTGCTTTATGGGATGTTGTCACGTCCATCGTTAGCTTCCCAGACGACGGTGAAGAAGAAGATCGGGAATCCCGGGGTCAGACTGCAAGGAATCAAGATCCAAGAGTGCGTGGATCCCGAGAACGAGACTTGATGGAACGGGAACTAAGAGAGCGGGAGTTACGAGATCGAGAACTCAGGGAGCGAGCCTTGAGAGAGCGCGAATTGGTGGAGCGACAAATATGGGAACGAAATGTGAGAGAGCGAGAAATGAGAGAACAAGAATTGAGGGAAAGGGATTTAAGAGAGCAGGAACAGGAATCAAGGGAGAAGAAATTGCGAGAAATCGACCAGAGAACGCAAGATCCGAGGGAACGTAATCTGAGGGAAAGAGCATCAAGAGCCTTAAGCGAAGGGCCTTCTAGACGAGAGGAACATAGACCGGGAGATGGTCGGGATGATAGGCTTAGAAGCAGTGGGAGTGATCGCAGGAGAGATGATGACGACCGGAGAAACGCTGATGATCGAAGAAGAGATGACGGACGGAGAGATGATCGTGATCGAAAGCAGGATGCTACCCGAGGAAGAGAAGAGGATCGAAGGAGGGATGAGGATCGAAGAAGAGACGAGGATCGAAAGAGGGATGAGGATCGACGGAAGAAAGAAGATCGAAGAAGAGACGAGGATCGAAGGAGGAATGAAGATCGAAAAAGAGGTGAGGATCGAAGGAAGGATGAGGATCGCAGGAGGGATGAGAATAGAAGGAGGGATGACAGCAGAAGCAGAGGACAAAAGGAGACTAGCCCAAGTTCAAGAGATCGTCAACCAGGCAGCAGAAGTCAGGACAGGCACACCGATGACCGGGACAGTCGAGACAGGTATAAAGATGGTCAGAAGAGTCGCAGTTCCAGTCGAGGAAATGTAAAAGATTCAGATACCAGTAAAAACCCTGACAGAGGATCATCCCAGCAAGGCCCATCAAAGGATCGAGATGCCTCAAAGGCCAGGAAACCTTTCATCGCCAGTCAGCAGTGGACGGGTAACCAGTTTCAAGAGACCTGGAACCAAGCAGTCATACAGTCTCAAGAAGAGTGGGCCGAGAAAGCCAAGAAGGAAGAACCGACGAGCCTAGCTCATATAGCGAAAACCCAGGAACATGTTAAGAAGGCATTTAACAAGGATGACCTGATGCAGCAACCCATGGACATAGACAGTGACGGTGACGAACCCGTCTCGCAGATGATTATGGAGGAGATGGCCAAGGAAACGGCGCATGCAGCTGTGAATAAAATCCGGGGGATCCTGAGGACAGCCGGGAAACAAAACCAGAAAGAAGGAAACCTGAAAGGAGACAAG AACCTTAACTTTCAGTGGACTGACAAGTCTAAAACAAAGGGTGACTTTAGGTGCATTATTTGCTCTCTAAACTTCACAACTCAAGCG CTTTTCATAAAACACTGCTTGACCCCTGAGCATCTCGAGAAGCTCAAGGTTCGTCGAGAGAAAGAAGAAGCTCTTTTAGAGTATTACAACCGCCCTAAGAGTGCCAGCAAGGACAAGGCCAGTGCAGACCTGAAGCAAAAGGAAGATGCTAGCATCTCCAGCTCAAGAGGAGCGAaaggctcaactaacttagactCTCAAGGAAAAGCCAGTACGTCCTTCAGGAAGTCGGGTACGGTAGGTGAGCTGTTGGAGCGGCAACAGAGAGGGTCCAACCGGCAACCATCCTCAAGGGAAATGGAGATTGATGACTCCGTAAAGGAGTCTTCGGGAGGCCCTGCAACCTTGTCCAATGAAGAGCTGTCGATGATTGAGGCCATGGCCAGTCAGGAGAGCGAACAGGCTGATCTAATGACTGGTCATGAATCTAGCTCCGTTCCTTGGACAGACAACATCCAATCTGCAAAGGAAGTAATAAAAGTTGATGACAG TTCTGGGTCCCTTGCCAATGAAGGAGACACCGAAAGCCTATTGAAGGAGGACATATTACGACAGCATGAGCGTATTCCAGGGGTAACAGAAAATGAGATGATCG GCCAAAACTACATCATTCCAGTGACAGGCTTTTTCTGCAAGGTGTGTTCCAAGTTCTTCAATACCAAGAAACTGGCCTTTGAGGTTCACTGTAGGAGCAACAAACATCATACCAAGACTTTG ATCCGTAATCGCCATGAAAATCTCATCATGCAGCAATTGGAGGCCAAAGCCAAGAAAATTA CTGACAACAAAACTCCAGAAGAGTCAAGTCCAGAAGTTTCTGGTTCTCCCCAAACTGTTACACCAAGCAGCAGCGTTCAGGTGACCGTTGGCAGAACTCAGATAGTGGTCCCCGAACGCCCAAAAGACCAGCATTTAACAGAGGTCTTGATGAAAGAAGAACTGATAAAGAAGATCACAACATTCCAGGAAGAGGCACAGAAGAATGGGATGACACCAGCACTGCAGCGAGATATTGAAAAGCTGAGGAACCAGCTTCGAAGTCACCAGGTTCGCgaagagaaagacagacaggaCAGAGAGATCAAGCTCCAACAGAGACTGCTGGAAGAGCAGCAGAAGAGCGAGGAAAAGGCGAGGGAGATGCGGATCTTGGAGATGAAAATGAGAGAGGAGCAACGGAAGATTGAGAAGCTGAAGGCTCAGGAGATGCAACTGGAGCAGCTTGCAGAGAGGGAACGTGAGAGAGAAGCACTTATGCAACAGAAGTTGCTTCAGGAGAGGCTTCTACAAGAGCAGTTACAGGTGGAGCTGCAGCATGAGCAACAGCTGAGAGCAGAACTTCTTTTGCAAGATCAGTTGAGAGCAGAAGAGATGTTGTTCAGGGAAAGGTTTGCTGCTCAGCAAAAGTTGCATGAAGAATTGATTCTTGCTGCAAAGCAACAGCAAGCGCAGAAGGTGATTGAAGTCCATGTAcagcaagaaagaatgctgaGAGAGAAGATAGCTCGGGGAGCACAGCTTGGCAACATGAGAGGTCAGGGACAGATGTCACAGGGGCAGATGGTTCAGAAGCAAATAGCACAGGAGCAAATGGTCCAGTTGCAGAGAGCACAAGAGCAAATGATTCAGGAACAAAGGGTACAGGAGCAACGGGTTCAGATGCAGAGAGCACAAATTGCCCAGGAGCAAAGGATGCAAGAGCAAAGAGCTCAAGAGCAGAGGGCCCAGATGCATAGAGCACAGGAGCAGATGGCCCAGGAACAGAGGGAACAGGAACAAAGAGCTCAGATGCAGAGGGAACAGGAACAAAGAGCTCAGATGCAGAGGGAACAGGAACAGAGGGCTCAGATGCAGAAGGAACAAGAGCAAAGAGCTCAGATGCAGAGGGAACAGGAACAAAGAGCTCAGATGCAGAGGGCACAGGAGCGGATGGCCCAGGAACAGAGGGAACAGGAACAAAAAGCTCAGATGCAGAGGGAACAAGAGCAAAGAGCTCAGATGCAAAGGGAACAAGAGCAAAGAGCTCAGATGCAGAGGGAACAGGAACAAAGAGCTCAGATGCAAAGGGAACAGGAACAGAGAGCTCGGATGCAGAGGGCACAGGAGCAGATGGCCCAGGAACAGAGGGAACAGGAGCAAAGAGCTCAGATGCAGAGACAAGAGCAGCAGAGGGCCCAGGAGCATAGGGCCATTGAAGCACTACATGCCCATGAAAGGAGAGTCAAAGAAGTGgcagaaaagaaagagaaagaaaggaaacttGCTCTTTTGAGGAAAATAGAAGAACAAGAAAGAATTCGAGCTGAACATGAGAGGAAAGAtaaggaggaaagggaaaggagatTTGCCATGGAGAAGAAGAGAGAGCAAGCCGAACAAAGAGTTGTTCAAGAGCTGAGGGAAATAGAAATTAGGGAACAAAGGGACAGAGAAGCTAGggaacagagagaaagagaagcgAGGGAACAGAGGGAAAGAGACACTAGAGAACAAAGGGAAAGACAAGCTCAGGAATTGAGGCAAAGACAAGCCAGGGAACGGGAACAGAGGGAACGACAAGCTCGGGAACTGAGGGAAAGAGAGGCCAGGGAAAGACAAGCTCGGGAACTGAGGGATAGAGAGGCCAGGGAAAGGCAAGCTCGGGAATTGAGAGAAAAAGAAGCCAGGGAAAGACAAGCTCGGGAATTGAGGGAAAGAGAAGCCAGGGATAGACAAGCTCGGGAATTGAGGGAAAAAGAAGCCAGGGAACAGAGGGAAAGAGAAGATAGGGAACgaagagaaagggagaagaaGGCTGAACAGGAAAAGAGAGACCGTGAAATGAGGGAGACAAGAAAAGCGTACAACCTACCTCAAGAGAGCCATCCATCTAGAAACACCAGGAGTTCTTCTCGCAGAGGTCAATCCCAGGATTCAGGTAGACAGTCCCAGAATAGGGAGTCAAGGAGCAAAGACCCAACTTCCAGCTCTCGGGAGCGAAGCAGGAGCAAGGAGCCAAAGGCCACTCCTGCAAAACCCTCCTCCAAACAGACCCCTGTCGCAACTCGAAGCTCCTCGAGGCTGTCATCTCAACAAAAATCCTCCAATAAATCAGAAGAACCAGGAAAGACCGACATAGGTGAGGATCTTGAAGGTGATATGGGTGATGATTTTGAAGGCGTCATGGGTGAAGAAGATTTCTTTGATCTCGGTACTCTTGGCGAGGGATTTGATGTCGTTGATGAGTATATTGGATGa
- the LOC129278201 gene encoding trichohyalin-like isoform X2, producing the protein MPNKKPAILIRPRLQAKSKTKPKKKEKRLGGPARGNDMDMPGPRGPGPGMPGPFHPSEMQPGMMHRDGPRFPMHDMGGPGPGPGPRMQGPGMPMGNNMMGNQPPWARPNHGPMNQPMPNQPMGMQQQQQQRREYDAPPMQYGQAHQQQRMPHPQQMPFQQQNQGVRPPFQQQGPMPFPGPQQQGPMPQQQFPPSSSQSVNLTPGWKVGLYASEKNQMRSPDAPPPGDDDDDDGKKRKAASKARRRERRKQEREKREAENNAESALWDVVTSIVSFPDDGEEEDRESRGQTARNQDPRVRGSRERDLMERELRERELRDRELRERALRERELVERQIWERNVREREMREQELRERDLREQEQESREKKLREIDQRTQDPRERNLRERASRALSEGPSRREEHRPGDGRDDRLRSSGSDRRRDDDDRRNADDRRRDDGRRDDRDRKQDATRGREEDRRRDEDRRRDEDRKRDEDRRKKEDRRRDEDRRRNEDRKRGEDRRKDEDRRRDENRRRDDSRSRGQKETSPSSRDRQPGSRSQDRHTDDRDSRDRYKDGQKSRSSSRGNVKDSDTSKNPDRGSSQQGPSKDRDASKARKPFIASQQWTGNQFQETWNQAVIQSQEEWAEKAKKEEPTSLAHIAKTQEHVKKAFNKDDLMQQPMDIDSDGDEPVSQMIMEEMAKETAHAAVNKIRGILRTAGKQNQKEGNLKGDKKNLNFQWTDKSKTKGDFRCIICSLNFTTQALFIKHCLTPEHLEKLKVRREKEEALLEYYNRPKSASKDKASADLKQKEDASISSSRGAKGSTNLDSQGKASTSFRKSGTVGELLERQQRGSNRQPSSREMEIDDSVKESSGGPATLSNEELSMIEAMASQESEQADLMTGHESSSVPWTDNIQSAKEVIKVDDSSGSLANEGDTESLLKEDILRQHERIPGVTENEMIGQNYIIPVTGFFCKVCSKFFNTKKLAFEVHCRSNKHHTKTLIRNRHENLIMQQLEAKAKKITDNKTPEESSPEVSGSPQTVTPSSSVQVTVGRTQIVVPERPKDQHLTEVLMKEELIKKITTFQEEAQKNGMTPALQRDIEKLRNQLRSHQVREEKDRQDREIKLQQRLLEEQQKSEEKAREMRILEMKMREEQRKIEKLKAQEMQLEQLAEREREREALMQQKLLQERLLQEQLQVELQHEQQLRAELLLQDQLRAEEMLFRERFAAQQKLHEELILAAKQQQAQKVIEVHVQQERMLREKIARGAQLGNMRGQGQMSQGQMVQKQIAQEQMVQLQRAQEQMIQEQRVQEQRVQMQRAQIAQEQRMQEQRAQEQRAQMHRAQEQMAQEQREQEQRAQMQREQEQRAQMQREQEQRAQMQKEQEQRAQMQREQEQRAQMQRAQERMAQEQREQEQKAQMQREQEQRAQMQREQEQRAQMQREQEQRAQMQREQEQRARMQRAQEQMAQEQREQEQRAQMQRQEQQRAQEHRAIEALHAHERRVKEVAEKKEKERKLALLRKIEEQERIRAEHERKDKEERERRFAMEKKREQAEQRVVQELREIEIREQRDREAREQREREAREQRERDTREQRERQAQELRQRQAREREQRERQARELREREARERQARELRDREARERQARELREKEARERQARELREREARDRQARELREKEAREQREREDRERREREKKAEQEKRDREMRETRKAYNLPQESHPSRNTRSSSRRGQSQDSGRQSQNRESRSKDPTSSSRERSRSKEPKATPAKPSSKQTPVATRSSSRLSSQQKSSNKSEEPGKTDIGEDLEGDMGDDFEGVMGEEDFFDLGTLGEGFDVVDEYIG; encoded by the exons ggcATGATGCACCGTGATGGTCCTAGGTTTCCCATGCATGATATGGGCGGTCCCGGTCCTGGTCCCGGTCCAAGAATGCAAGGCCCAGGCATGCCCATGGGTAATAACATGATGGGCAACCAACCCCCCTGGGCGCGACCTAACCACGGTCCTATGAATCAACCAATGCCTAACCAGCCTATGGGCatgcagcaacagcagcagcagcgtCGGGAGTATGATGCACCTCCTATGCAGTACGGCCAGGCACACCAGCAACAGAGAATGCCACATCCGCAGCAGATGCCATTTCAACAGCAGAACCAGGGAGTTCGTCCGCCATTTCAGCAACAGGGTCCAATGCCTTTCCCAGGTCCTCAACAGCAGGGACCAATGCCACAGCAGCAGTTCCCTCCAAGCTCTTCACAAAGTG TCAACTTGACGCCGGGCTGGAAAGTAGGACTCTATGCCAGTGAAAAGAACCAGATG CGTAGTCCAGATGCTCCACCCcctggagatgatgatgatgatgatggaaagaaaagaaaagcagCCAGCAAGGCCAGAAGAAGGGAGAGACGGAAACAGGAGAGAGAAAAGCGGGAGGCTGAAAATAATGCAGAATCTGCTTTATGGGATGTTGTCACGTCCATCGTTAGCTTCCCAGACGACGGTGAAGAAGAAGATCGGGAATCCCGGGGTCAGACTGCAAGGAATCAAGATCCAAGAGTGCGTGGATCCCGAGAACGAGACTTGATGGAACGGGAACTAAGAGAGCGGGAGTTACGAGATCGAGAACTCAGGGAGCGAGCCTTGAGAGAGCGCGAATTGGTGGAGCGACAAATATGGGAACGAAATGTGAGAGAGCGAGAAATGAGAGAACAAGAATTGAGGGAAAGGGATTTAAGAGAGCAGGAACAGGAATCAAGGGAGAAGAAATTGCGAGAAATCGACCAGAGAACGCAAGATCCGAGGGAACGTAATCTGAGGGAAAGAGCATCAAGAGCCTTAAGCGAAGGGCCTTCTAGACGAGAGGAACATAGACCGGGAGATGGTCGGGATGATAGGCTTAGAAGCAGTGGGAGTGATCGCAGGAGAGATGATGACGACCGGAGAAACGCTGATGATCGAAGAAGAGATGACGGACGGAGAGATGATCGTGATCGAAAGCAGGATGCTACCCGAGGAAGAGAAGAGGATCGAAGGAGGGATGAGGATCGAAGAAGAGACGAGGATCGAAAGAGGGATGAGGATCGACGGAAGAAAGAAGATCGAAGAAGAGACGAGGATCGAAGGAGGAATGAAGATCGAAAAAGAGGTGAGGATCGAAGGAAGGATGAGGATCGCAGGAGGGATGAGAATAGAAGGAGGGATGACAGCAGAAGCAGAGGACAAAAGGAGACTAGCCCAAGTTCAAGAGATCGTCAACCAGGCAGCAGAAGTCAGGACAGGCACACCGATGACCGGGACAGTCGAGACAGGTATAAAGATGGTCAGAAGAGTCGCAGTTCCAGTCGAGGAAATGTAAAAGATTCAGATACCAGTAAAAACCCTGACAGAGGATCATCCCAGCAAGGCCCATCAAAGGATCGAGATGCCTCAAAGGCCAGGAAACCTTTCATCGCCAGTCAGCAGTGGACGGGTAACCAGTTTCAAGAGACCTGGAACCAAGCAGTCATACAGTCTCAAGAAGAGTGGGCCGAGAAAGCCAAGAAGGAAGAACCGACGAGCCTAGCTCATATAGCGAAAACCCAGGAACATGTTAAGAAGGCATTTAACAAGGATGACCTGATGCAGCAACCCATGGACATAGACAGTGACGGTGACGAACCCGTCTCGCAGATGATTATGGAGGAGATGGCCAAGGAAACGGCGCATGCAGCTGTGAATAAAATCCGGGGGATCCTGAGGACAGCCGGGAAACAAAACCAGAAAGAAGGAAACCTGAAAGGAGACAAG aaGAACCTTAACTTTCAGTGGACTGACAAGTCTAAAACAAAGGGTGACTTTAGGTGCATTATTTGCTCTCTAAACTTCACAACTCAAGCG CTTTTCATAAAACACTGCTTGACCCCTGAGCATCTCGAGAAGCTCAAGGTTCGTCGAGAGAAAGAAGAAGCTCTTTTAGAGTATTACAACCGCCCTAAGAGTGCCAGCAAGGACAAGGCCAGTGCAGACCTGAAGCAAAAGGAAGATGCTAGCATCTCCAGCTCAAGAGGAGCGAaaggctcaactaacttagactCTCAAGGAAAAGCCAGTACGTCCTTCAGGAAGTCGGGTACGGTAGGTGAGCTGTTGGAGCGGCAACAGAGAGGGTCCAACCGGCAACCATCCTCAAGGGAAATGGAGATTGATGACTCCGTAAAGGAGTCTTCGGGAGGCCCTGCAACCTTGTCCAATGAAGAGCTGTCGATGATTGAGGCCATGGCCAGTCAGGAGAGCGAACAGGCTGATCTAATGACTGGTCATGAATCTAGCTCCGTTCCTTGGACAGACAACATCCAATCTGCAAAGGAAGTAATAAAAGTTGATGACAG TTCTGGGTCCCTTGCCAATGAAGGAGACACCGAAAGCCTATTGAAGGAGGACATATTACGACAGCATGAGCGTATTCCAGGGGTAACAGAAAATGAGATGATCG GCCAAAACTACATCATTCCAGTGACAGGCTTTTTCTGCAAGGTGTGTTCCAAGTTCTTCAATACCAAGAAACTGGCCTTTGAGGTTCACTGTAGGAGCAACAAACATCATACCAAGACTTTG ATCCGTAATCGCCATGAAAATCTCATCATGCAGCAATTGGAGGCCAAAGCCAAGAAAATTA CTGACAACAAAACTCCAGAAGAGTCAAGTCCAGAAGTTTCTGGTTCTCCCCAAACTGTTACACCAAGCAGCAGCGTTCAGGTGACCGTTGGCAGAACTCAGATAGTGGTCCCCGAACGCCCAAAAGACCAGCATTTAACAGAGGTCTTGATGAAAGAAGAACTGATAAAGAAGATCACAACATTCCAGGAAGAGGCACAGAAGAATGGGATGACACCAGCACTGCAGCGAGATATTGAAAAGCTGAGGAACCAGCTTCGAAGTCACCAGGTTCGCgaagagaaagacagacaggaCAGAGAGATCAAGCTCCAACAGAGACTGCTGGAAGAGCAGCAGAAGAGCGAGGAAAAGGCGAGGGAGATGCGGATCTTGGAGATGAAAATGAGAGAGGAGCAACGGAAGATTGAGAAGCTGAAGGCTCAGGAGATGCAACTGGAGCAGCTTGCAGAGAGGGAACGTGAGAGAGAAGCACTTATGCAACAGAAGTTGCTTCAGGAGAGGCTTCTACAAGAGCAGTTACAGGTGGAGCTGCAGCATGAGCAACAGCTGAGAGCAGAACTTCTTTTGCAAGATCAGTTGAGAGCAGAAGAGATGTTGTTCAGGGAAAGGTTTGCTGCTCAGCAAAAGTTGCATGAAGAATTGATTCTTGCTGCAAAGCAACAGCAAGCGCAGAAGGTGATTGAAGTCCATGTAcagcaagaaagaatgctgaGAGAGAAGATAGCTCGGGGAGCACAGCTTGGCAACATGAGAGGTCAGGGACAGATGTCACAGGGGCAGATGGTTCAGAAGCAAATAGCACAGGAGCAAATGGTCCAGTTGCAGAGAGCACAAGAGCAAATGATTCAGGAACAAAGGGTACAGGAGCAACGGGTTCAGATGCAGAGAGCACAAATTGCCCAGGAGCAAAGGATGCAAGAGCAAAGAGCTCAAGAGCAGAGGGCCCAGATGCATAGAGCACAGGAGCAGATGGCCCAGGAACAGAGGGAACAGGAACAAAGAGCTCAGATGCAGAGGGAACAGGAACAAAGAGCTCAGATGCAGAGGGAACAGGAACAGAGGGCTCAGATGCAGAAGGAACAAGAGCAAAGAGCTCAGATGCAGAGGGAACAGGAACAAAGAGCTCAGATGCAGAGGGCACAGGAGCGGATGGCCCAGGAACAGAGGGAACAGGAACAAAAAGCTCAGATGCAGAGGGAACAAGAGCAAAGAGCTCAGATGCAAAGGGAACAAGAGCAAAGAGCTCAGATGCAGAGGGAACAGGAACAAAGAGCTCAGATGCAAAGGGAACAGGAACAGAGAGCTCGGATGCAGAGGGCACAGGAGCAGATGGCCCAGGAACAGAGGGAACAGGAGCAAAGAGCTCAGATGCAGAGACAAGAGCAGCAGAGGGCCCAGGAGCATAGGGCCATTGAAGCACTACATGCCCATGAAAGGAGAGTCAAAGAAGTGgcagaaaagaaagagaaagaaaggaaacttGCTCTTTTGAGGAAAATAGAAGAACAAGAAAGAATTCGAGCTGAACATGAGAGGAAAGAtaaggaggaaagggaaaggagatTTGCCATGGAGAAGAAGAGAGAGCAAGCCGAACAAAGAGTTGTTCAAGAGCTGAGGGAAATAGAAATTAGGGAACAAAGGGACAGAGAAGCTAGggaacagagagaaagagaagcgAGGGAACAGAGGGAAAGAGACACTAGAGAACAAAGGGAAAGACAAGCTCAGGAATTGAGGCAAAGACAAGCCAGGGAACGGGAACAGAGGGAACGACAAGCTCGGGAACTGAGGGAAAGAGAGGCCAGGGAAAGACAAGCTCGGGAACTGAGGGATAGAGAGGCCAGGGAAAGGCAAGCTCGGGAATTGAGAGAAAAAGAAGCCAGGGAAAGACAAGCTCGGGAATTGAGGGAAAGAGAAGCCAGGGATAGACAAGCTCGGGAATTGAGGGAAAAAGAAGCCAGGGAACAGAGGGAAAGAGAAGATAGGGAACgaagagaaagggagaagaaGGCTGAACAGGAAAAGAGAGACCGTGAAATGAGGGAGACAAGAAAAGCGTACAACCTACCTCAAGAGAGCCATCCATCTAGAAACACCAGGAGTTCTTCTCGCAGAGGTCAATCCCAGGATTCAGGTAGACAGTCCCAGAATAGGGAGTCAAGGAGCAAAGACCCAACTTCCAGCTCTCGGGAGCGAAGCAGGAGCAAGGAGCCAAAGGCCACTCCTGCAAAACCCTCCTCCAAACAGACCCCTGTCGCAACTCGAAGCTCCTCGAGGCTGTCATCTCAACAAAAATCCTCCAATAAATCAGAAGAACCAGGAAAGACCGACATAGGTGAGGATCTTGAAGGTGATATGGGTGATGATTTTGAAGGCGTCATGGGTGAAGAAGATTTCTTTGATCTCGGTACTCTTGGCGAGGGATTTGATGTCGTTGATGAGTATATTGGATGa